A genomic region of Candidatus Delongbacteria bacterium contains the following coding sequences:
- a CDS encoding thioredoxin fold domain-containing protein yields the protein MQRIMLSTLALGLALAGSSWADAPMDLTTVGFITSGAQALEQAAERKTLIFADFTTDWCVWCRRLEKDVFSTAAFQQGTADWVKLTIDAEAEGEGIEWAKRFHVNSYPTTILLNADGSEIDRYSGYAPMPQFLAVFQDYAAGKGTLAALQAELASAPDNLGLQYAVLEKLEARKAEGWRDAAGRLVAADPGNKAGFAARAAGLLAMADFRSSKNPAALETYVAAWGPTPNGLDARLSLVGFYQRGEDPVAAKRHLTALLAEHGDNAQALNSYAWTAGELNWNLESALAAAHKADSLQPDEVNIIDTVAELEFLNGHKEQAIAAIERAIALDPSSDYLKGQLTKFRGK from the coding sequence ATGCAGCGGATCATGCTATCCACACTGGCACTGGGCCTGGCCCTGGCCGGAAGTTCGTGGGCGGATGCCCCGATGGATCTGACCACCGTGGGATTCATCACCAGCGGAGCGCAGGCTCTGGAACAGGCTGCGGAACGCAAGACGCTGATCTTCGCCGACTTCACCACCGACTGGTGTGTCTGGTGTCGGCGTCTCGAGAAGGACGTCTTCAGCACGGCCGCCTTCCAGCAGGGCACGGCCGACTGGGTCAAACTGACCATCGACGCCGAGGCCGAAGGCGAGGGCATCGAGTGGGCCAAGCGCTTTCACGTGAATTCCTATCCCACCACGATCCTGCTGAACGCCGACGGCAGCGAGATCGACCGTTACAGCGGCTACGCCCCCATGCCCCAGTTCCTGGCCGTGTTCCAGGACTATGCCGCCGGCAAGGGCACGCTGGCCGCGCTGCAGGCCGAACTGGCCAGCGCGCCCGACAACCTGGGCCTGCAGTATGCCGTGCTCGAGAAACTGGAAGCCCGCAAGGCCGAAGGCTGGCGTGACGCCGCGGGCCGGCTGGTGGCCGCGGATCCGGGCAACAAGGCTGGTTTTGCCGCCCGTGCCGCGGGGCTGCTGGCCATGGCCGACTTCCGCTCCAGCAAGAATCCTGCAGCGCTGGAAACCTATGTGGCGGCCTGGGGCCCCACCCCCAATGGCCTGGATGCCCGCCTGAGCCTGGTCGGTTTCTACCAGCGCGGTGAAGACCCGGTGGCCGCCAAGCGTCACCTGACCGCCCTGCTGGCCGAGCATGGCGACAATGCCCAGGCCCTCAACAGTTACGCCTGGACGGCCGGTGAACTGAACTGGAACCTGGAATCGGCCCTGGCCGCCGCACACAAGGCCGACAGCCTGCAGCCCGACGAAGTCAACATCATCGACACGGTGGCCGAGCTGGAATTCCTCAACGGACACAAGGAGCAGGCCATCGCCGCCATCGAGCGGGCCATTGCGCTGGATCCCTCGAGCGATTACCTCAAGGGACAGCTGACCAAGTTCCGGGGCAAGTGA
- a CDS encoding HIT domain-containing protein: protein MQRIWAPWRMAYLKGQMPEAREGCIFCWKPAEERDEENLILVRRTHCFVIMNLFPYNNSHLMVVPYRHTGDPGALDDGELLDCQQAIQRVIRVLGASISPQGYNVGMNVGSAGGAGIESHLHWHVVPRWAGDTNFMPVTGGTKVISESIQEGWQRLRKAFDEHPA from the coding sequence ATGCAGCGGATCTGGGCACCCTGGCGCATGGCCTATCTCAAGGGGCAGATGCCCGAGGCGCGCGAAGGCTGCATCTTCTGCTGGAAGCCGGCGGAAGAGCGGGACGAGGAGAACCTGATCCTGGTACGGCGCACCCATTGTTTCGTGATCATGAACCTGTTTCCGTACAACAACAGCCACCTGATGGTGGTGCCATATCGTCACACGGGTGATCCCGGCGCGCTCGACGATGGCGAGCTGCTGGACTGCCAGCAGGCCATTCAGCGCGTGATCCGTGTCCTGGGAGCCAGCATCTCTCCCCAGGGCTACAACGTGGGCATGAACGTCGGCTCGGCCGGCGGAGCCGGCATCGAGAGCCATCTGCACTGGCATGTGGTCCCCCGCTGGGCGGGCGATACCAATTTCATGCCGGTGACCGGTGGCACCAAGGTGATCTCCGAGTCCATCCAGGAAGGCTGGCAGCGGCTGCGGAAAGCCTTTGACGAGCACCCGGCCTGA
- a CDS encoding elongation factor G, with protein sequence MKVYDADRIRNVAVVGHEATGKTIFTEAVLKLTGKIGRMGSIEERSTVSDFSPVEHDIQKSVGCSLIQTEFKNCKLNIIDTPGFADFVGDTRAGLHVADIAMVMLNPINGPEVMTETIMDIVNERGIPCMFVFNMLDKEHVKFDEELAVLREQYRRSVPLQYPLDQGVPGFHRIVDVLDRKILVFDAEGNYTEVELGDEAARVDELFEGMQEAVAESDDALMEKFLEEGTLSEEDFHRGLDAGIRSGSIRPVFCCSGRTLAGVSRILEILVEDFPSPLAMPEARGEADGKEVTVVCADDAPVRAFVFKTVSEQHVGELSYFRVYSGLLNQGMELINASQGDHEKLGNLFSVHGKNRSDLPQIHAGDMGCTVKLKHTHTNDSLCTKGGVVKMQPIIFPDPVIRTAIVPTNSDDDDKMMSGLLAIHHEDPSFTVVQDGELHQIILAGTGEVQFKVLLQKLEVRYGVTVTQHRPRVPYCETITGNADVKYRHKKQTGGAGQFAEVWIRIKPTARGEGFKFSSSVVGGAVSGPFIQATEKGILSLLKEGIVAGCRVEDVAVEIYDGKMHAVDSKDIAFQIAGKEAFKQGFRESNPILLEPIWEVEVKVPEEFMGDVMGDLNTRRGKILGMEGSGKYQMIRAEVPLAELYQYSTVLRSMTQGRASHRRKFSHYEKCPTLVQQKVIEEYEASREH encoded by the coding sequence TTGAAAGTCTACGACGCGGACCGGATCCGCAATGTGGCGGTGGTGGGGCACGAGGCCACCGGCAAGACGATCTTCACCGAGGCGGTACTCAAGCTCACCGGAAAGATTGGCCGGATGGGCTCGATCGAGGAACGGAGCACGGTCTCCGACTTCAGCCCGGTGGAGCACGACATCCAGAAATCCGTTGGCTGCAGCCTGATCCAGACGGAGTTCAAGAACTGCAAGCTCAACATCATCGACACCCCCGGATTCGCCGACTTCGTGGGGGACACCCGCGCCGGACTGCACGTGGCCGACATCGCCATGGTCATGCTGAATCCGATCAATGGCCCCGAGGTGATGACCGAGACGATCATGGACATCGTCAACGAACGCGGCATCCCCTGCATGTTCGTGTTCAACATGCTCGACAAGGAACACGTCAAGTTCGACGAGGAGCTGGCCGTGCTGCGCGAGCAGTACCGGCGCAGCGTGCCGTTGCAGTATCCACTCGATCAGGGTGTCCCGGGCTTCCACCGCATCGTGGACGTGCTGGACCGCAAGATCCTGGTCTTTGATGCCGAAGGAAACTACACCGAAGTCGAGCTGGGCGACGAAGCTGCCCGCGTCGACGAGCTTTTCGAGGGCATGCAGGAGGCGGTGGCCGAGAGCGACGATGCCCTGATGGAGAAGTTCCTCGAGGAGGGCACGCTCAGCGAAGAAGACTTCCACCGCGGTCTGGATGCCGGCATCCGCAGCGGATCGATCCGGCCCGTGTTCTGCTGCAGCGGTCGTACCCTGGCCGGGGTCAGCCGCATTCTCGAGATCCTGGTCGAGGATTTCCCCTCGCCGCTGGCGATGCCCGAGGCGCGCGGCGAAGCCGACGGCAAGGAAGTGACCGTGGTCTGTGCCGACGACGCGCCCGTGCGTGCCTTCGTCTTCAAGACGGTCAGCGAGCAGCATGTGGGCGAGCTGAGCTACTTCCGTGTCTACTCGGGCCTGCTGAACCAGGGCATGGAACTGATCAACGCCAGCCAGGGCGATCACGAGAAACTGGGCAACCTGTTCAGCGTACACGGCAAGAACCGCAGCGACCTGCCCCAGATCCACGCCGGCGACATGGGCTGCACCGTCAAGCTGAAGCACACCCACACCAATGATTCGCTCTGTACCAAGGGCGGCGTGGTCAAGATGCAGCCGATCATCTTCCCGGACCCCGTGATCCGCACGGCCATCGTGCCCACCAACTCCGACGATGATGACAAGATGATGTCGGGCCTGCTGGCGATTCACCACGAAGACCCCAGCTTCACCGTGGTTCAGGATGGCGAGCTGCACCAGATCATCCTGGCGGGCACCGGCGAGGTGCAGTTCAAGGTGCTGCTGCAGAAGCTGGAAGTGCGTTATGGTGTCACCGTGACCCAGCACAGGCCGCGGGTGCCCTACTGTGAGACGATCACGGGCAATGCCGACGTCAAGTACCGCCACAAGAAGCAGACCGGTGGCGCGGGTCAGTTCGCCGAGGTCTGGATCCGGATCAAACCCACCGCCCGTGGCGAGGGTTTCAAGTTCAGCAGTTCCGTGGTCGGTGGTGCCGTGTCCGGTCCCTTCATCCAGGCCACCGAGAAGGGCATCCTGTCGCTGCTGAAGGAAGGCATCGTGGCCGGCTGCCGCGTGGAAGACGTGGCCGTGGAAATCTACGACGGCAAGATGCACGCGGTGGATTCCAAGGACATCGCCTTCCAGATCGCGGGCAAGGAAGCCTTCAAGCAGGGTTTCCGCGAGTCCAACCCGATTCTGCTGGAGCCGATCTGGGAAGTGGAAGTCAAGGTGCCCGAAGAGTTCATGGGCGACGTGATGGGCGATCTGAACACACGCCGTGGCAAGATCCTGGGCATGGAAGGGTCGGGCAAGTACCAGATGATCCGCGCCGAAGTGCCGCTGGCCGAGCTGTACCAGTACAGCACCGTGCTGCGGTCGATGACCCAGGGACGCGCCTCGCATCGCCGCAAGTTCTCGCACTACGAGAAGTGCCCAACCCTGGTGCAGCAGAAGGTCATCGAGGAATACGAAGCCTCACGCGAACACTAG
- a CDS encoding acyl--CoA ligase translates to MDIDLDFLEHSPGQNFFSDFLSIADSHAALDALVFGDQTQNYGQLLASVNRCAGVLSALGVRPGSRVLLLVTNGLEMIWLQLALLRLGARMAPCEIRMGAAQLVEIASDFRPQFLFYHDSVTSKARGMLDALGGSPVAIAVASGSPEGSADDTGHANLQDLLEQGATAELPPLPEPENRVLVCYRPDREDHWRGAVFSLAALCESAGQIRTLFALHRGDSVMCQLSLAHFVSLTTTVLPTLLSAGILVLLDRSWDDTRVIQQIDRFSPRLVLNTRKYFWYLTRSLQDAADAGHPLKGSVKHALMLMDGVQPRFRSQWESLVRGHLLAGFAPQCAAGFLALDLPWLQRREEAVGKLLPGVDMRIIDEAGHARPLGKWGEVQVRSPRLAREFQCGDANNPEAPIDGWTPTRQMAMSDGDGFLHLADEVFDVIWVYGFKVSPVEVEEPMLELPGIRDVAAVNAPRFRQPDRIQVFVQLETRNGAAPLWTMESLQEKLDEMFPPYLRPAMITFVDHIPYDDEERKLRKELKFKYRNTEPWRSN, encoded by the coding sequence ATGGACATCGACCTGGACTTCCTGGAGCACAGCCCCGGGCAGAATTTCTTCAGCGACTTCCTCAGCATCGCGGACAGCCATGCCGCTCTGGATGCGCTGGTTTTCGGTGACCAGACACAGAACTACGGCCAGCTGCTGGCCTCGGTCAATCGCTGTGCCGGCGTGCTGTCCGCACTGGGTGTGCGTCCCGGAAGCCGGGTCCTGCTGCTGGTGACCAACGGGCTGGAAATGATCTGGCTGCAGCTGGCCCTGCTGCGTCTGGGGGCCAGAATGGCTCCCTGCGAGATCCGCATGGGCGCTGCCCAGTTGGTCGAGATCGCCAGCGACTTCCGTCCCCAGTTCCTGTTCTACCACGACAGCGTCACCTCCAAGGCCCGGGGCATGCTCGATGCCCTCGGTGGCAGCCCCGTTGCCATTGCGGTAGCCAGTGGCTCACCGGAAGGCTCGGCCGACGATACCGGACACGCCAACCTGCAGGACCTGCTGGAGCAAGGTGCCACCGCCGAGCTCCCGCCATTGCCCGAACCCGAGAACCGGGTGCTGGTGTGTTACCGGCCAGACCGGGAGGACCATTGGCGCGGGGCGGTATTCAGCCTGGCGGCGTTGTGTGAGTCCGCCGGGCAGATCCGAACGCTGTTCGCCCTGCATCGGGGCGATTCGGTGATGTGCCAGCTCAGTCTGGCGCATTTTGTCTCACTGACCACCACCGTGCTGCCGACTCTGCTCAGCGCGGGCATTCTGGTTCTGCTCGATCGCAGCTGGGACGACACCCGCGTGATCCAGCAGATCGATCGCTTCAGCCCGCGACTGGTACTCAATACGCGCAAGTATTTCTGGTACCTCACCCGCAGCCTGCAGGACGCCGCCGACGCCGGCCACCCGCTCAAGGGCAGCGTGAAACATGCTCTGATGCTGATGGATGGAGTACAGCCCCGCTTCCGCTCCCAATGGGAGAGTCTGGTGCGCGGCCATCTGCTGGCGGGTTTCGCGCCCCAGTGTGCCGCGGGATTCCTGGCGCTGGACCTGCCCTGGCTGCAGCGGCGCGAGGAAGCCGTCGGCAAGCTGCTGCCCGGTGTGGACATGCGCATCATCGATGAGGCGGGCCATGCCCGTCCGCTTGGCAAATGGGGCGAAGTCCAGGTGCGCAGCCCGCGTCTGGCCCGTGAGTTCCAGTGTGGCGATGCCAACAACCCCGAAGCGCCCATCGACGGCTGGACGCCCACGCGCCAGATGGCCATGAGCGACGGGGATGGCTTCCTGCATCTGGCCGACGAGGTCTTTGACGTGATCTGGGTCTACGGATTCAAGGTCAGCCCCGTGGAAGTCGAAGAGCCCATGCTCGAGCTGCCGGGCATTCGTGACGTGGCCGCCGTGAACGCCCCGCGCTTCCGCCAGCCGGACCGGATCCAGGTCTTCGTGCAACTGGAAACGCGCAACGGAGCCGCCCCGCTCTGGACCATGGAGTCACTGCAGGAAAAGCTGGACGAGATGTTCCCGCCCTACCTGCGGCCGGCCATGATCACCTTCGTGGATCACATTCCCTACGACGATGAGGAACGCAAGCTGCGCAAGGAGCTGAAGTTCAAATACCGAAACACAGAACCGTGGAGGTCCAATTGA
- a CDS encoding ferredoxin, with amino-acid sequence MADKSRRFSDNVPGKFYVDEDCICCGACIDAAPNNFRESDSGDHDMVYKQPENDEELKQCRDAIGECPVECIGEDGD; translated from the coding sequence ATGGCCGATAAATCCCGCCGCTTCTCCGACAACGTGCCCGGCAAGTTCTATGTGGACGAGGACTGCATCTGCTGCGGTGCCTGCATCGATGCCGCTCCCAACAACTTCAGGGAGAGCGACAGCGGCGACCACGACATGGTCTACAAGCAGCCCGAGAACGACGAAGAACTCAAGCAGTGCCGTGACGCCATCGGCGAATGCCCGGTCGAATGCATTGGCGAAGACGGCGACTGA
- a CDS encoding DedA family protein gives MEALMVRRLYDWVLSLAHHPSGPWALFLLAVAESSVFPIPPDVLLIALCVGAIARSYRFAAIATAGSVVGGMLGYAIGHTLWVGPGGQDSAVALFFFEHVPGMTHAGFDRLRALYDQWNFWVVFTAGFTPIPYKIITITAGVFQIDFPLFVLASLVGRAGRFFLVAALIHRYGASITAFIDRWFNLLAIAFTVLLVGGLLVLKLVAH, from the coding sequence ATGGAAGCCCTGATGGTCCGTCGACTGTACGACTGGGTACTGAGTCTGGCTCACCACCCCTCGGGGCCCTGGGCCCTGTTCCTGCTGGCGGTGGCCGAGTCCAGCGTGTTTCCCATTCCGCCCGATGTGCTGCTGATCGCCCTCTGTGTGGGAGCCATCGCGCGCAGTTACCGCTTTGCCGCGATCGCCACCGCGGGCAGCGTGGTCGGCGGCATGCTGGGTTATGCCATCGGCCACACGCTCTGGGTGGGTCCCGGCGGGCAGGACAGTGCCGTCGCGCTGTTCTTCTTCGAGCACGTGCCCGGCATGACGCACGCCGGATTCGATCGCCTGCGCGCACTGTACGATCAGTGGAATTTCTGGGTGGTCTTCACCGCGGGCTTCACCCCGATTCCCTACAAGATCATCACCATCACCGCGGGTGTGTTCCAGATCGACTTCCCGCTCTTCGTGCTGGCCAGCCTGGTGGGCCGGGCCGGCCGCTTTTTCCTGGTGGCCGCGCTGATCCATCGCTACGGCGCCAGCATCACCGCCTTCATCGACCGCTGGTTCAACCTGCTGGCCATCGCCTTCACCGTGTTGTTGGTGGGGGGCTTGCTGGTACTCAAGCTGGTGGCGCATTAG
- a CDS encoding protein-L-isoaspartate(D-aspartate) O-methyltransferase, whose translation MVEQHLERRGISDRRVLDVMRQVPRHEFVDGPLQSRAYEDSALPIGQDQTISQPWIVARMTELLDARPGHRVLEIGTGSGYQAAVLSALVARVYTIERHSGLTRRAKDLFQKLGIPNIVCRTADGSIGWSEWAPWDRIIVTAGAPEVPMALLRQLAEGGVLVIPVGDERRQVLKVIHALPGGGHQVVEESPCTFVPLVGREGWKP comes from the coding sequence ATGGTCGAGCAGCACCTGGAGCGCCGGGGCATCAGCGACCGCCGTGTGCTTGACGTGATGCGCCAGGTGCCGCGCCACGAGTTCGTCGATGGCCCACTGCAGAGCCGGGCCTACGAGGACAGCGCCCTGCCCATCGGTCAGGACCAGACCATCTCCCAACCCTGGATCGTGGCCCGGATGACCGAACTGCTGGATGCCCGTCCCGGGCACCGGGTGCTGGAGATCGGCACCGGCAGTGGCTATCAGGCTGCCGTTCTCTCGGCACTGGTCGCGCGCGTCTACACCATCGAGCGCCACAGCGGGCTCACCCGGCGCGCCAAGGACCTGTTCCAGAAACTGGGCATTCCCAACATCGTCTGTCGCACGGCCGACGGCAGCATCGGCTGGAGTGAGTGGGCGCCCTGGGATCGGATCATCGTGACCGCGGGCGCGCCCGAGGTGCCCATGGCCCTGCTGCGCCAACTGGCCGAGGGCGGAGTGCTGGTGATACCCGTGGGCGACGAGCGCCGCCAGGTGCTGAAAGTGATCCACGCCCTGCCCGGAGGCGGGCACCAGGTCGTGGAAGAGAGTCCCTGCACATTCGTGCCCCTGGTCGGGCGGGAAGGATGGAAGCCCTGA
- a CDS encoding glycosyltransferase family 2 protein — MTLAHDAIPRPASGPPSRFAVVVPAHDPGPRLRATLDALLLQVPAAHVLLVDDGSRDGSVAHARDLGIDVFSHSTRQGKGAALASGFTVLGRRGWPWILSMDADGQHDPSYIPRFIQAASEGNLDLVLGDRMSAPGPMPWDRRLSNALSSRLLSWRLGQRLPDSQCGFRLYRTSLLARLSLQCRQFDLESELLLKALPAGGRLGFVRVPSLYHGTSSGIHRLGDSLRFLALLAGSFGKDFTSVPQSTEDILGSI; from the coding sequence ATGACCCTGGCACACGACGCGATTCCACGACCGGCCAGTGGACCACCCAGCCGCTTCGCGGTGGTGGTGCCGGCCCACGATCCGGGGCCGCGCCTGCGGGCCACGCTGGACGCACTGCTTCTGCAGGTGCCCGCGGCACACGTGCTGCTGGTGGACGATGGCTCACGGGACGGCAGTGTCGCCCATGCCCGGGATCTGGGCATTGACGTATTCTCCCACTCCACACGTCAGGGCAAGGGGGCGGCACTCGCCAGCGGGTTCACCGTGCTCGGCAGACGCGGGTGGCCCTGGATCCTGAGCATGGATGCGGATGGACAGCATGATCCTTCCTACATTCCGCGTTTCATTCAGGCCGCCAGCGAGGGAAATCTGGATCTGGTGCTGGGGGACAGGATGAGTGCACCGGGCCCCATGCCCTGGGACCGGCGGCTGTCCAATGCCCTGAGCAGTCGACTGCTCTCCTGGAGGCTGGGGCAGCGTCTGCCGGACAGCCAGTGCGGGTTCCGCCTGTATCGTACGAGTCTGCTGGCCCGCCTGAGTCTGCAGTGCCGGCAGTTCGACCTGGAAAGCGAACTGCTGCTCAAGGCCCTGCCCGCGGGAGGCCGGCTGGGATTCGTGAGGGTGCCAAGCCTGTATCACGGCACCTCGAGCGGAATCCACCGGCTGGGCGACAGCCTGCGGTTCCTGGCCCTGCTTGCCGGCAGTTTCGGCAAGGATTTCACCTCCGTCCCACAGTCAACCGAGGACATTCTTGGATCAATTTGA
- a CDS encoding tRNA (adenosine(37)-N6)-dimethylallyltransferase MiaA has translation MPLPPPLPARTITLLGPTASGKTALAVALARSLDAEILSIDSRMVYRELDIGCGKDRAEYGAGPTAVPVHLLDLCGLDLEFSLYDFQLAAMDVIDRLTRRGKRALLCGGSGLYLDCLLAGYRLESAAPDAGLRDPGNPLDAGELEALYHARVAAPHNSTDTTSRERLLRAIEVAGSQSEDVPRQRGSAGHAGLVLGLRPSRELLRTRIRARLEARLAQGLVEEGRQLLALGHSRERLERLGLEYRWLMRLLSGTIGDQEFVDGLEIAIRHFARRQLMWFRRMQRQGLRIHWLDLEEGQDPARDLLAQALELVAAHAE, from the coding sequence ATGCCCCTGCCACCCCCGCTTCCCGCTCGGACAATCACCCTGCTGGGCCCCACCGCCTCGGGCAAGACCGCGCTGGCCGTGGCACTGGCGCGCAGCCTGGATGCCGAGATACTCTCGATCGATTCCCGCATGGTCTACCGCGAGCTTGACATCGGCTGCGGCAAGGATCGTGCTGAGTATGGCGCTGGCCCCACGGCCGTGCCCGTGCACCTGCTGGACCTCTGCGGGCTGGATCTGGAATTCAGCCTCTATGATTTCCAGCTTGCAGCCATGGATGTCATCGACCGTCTCACGCGGCGCGGCAAACGCGCGCTGCTCTGCGGCGGCAGTGGCCTGTATCTGGACTGCCTGCTGGCGGGCTACCGGCTCGAGAGCGCGGCCCCCGATGCCGGACTGCGCGATCCGGGCAATCCGCTGGATGCGGGGGAGCTGGAGGCCCTGTATCACGCCCGTGTGGCCGCTCCCCACAATTCCACCGACACCACCAGCCGCGAGCGTCTGCTGCGGGCCATCGAAGTGGCAGGAAGCCAGAGCGAGGATGTTCCACGCCAGCGTGGCAGCGCTGGGCATGCCGGGCTCGTGCTGGGCCTGCGCCCTTCGCGCGAGCTGCTGCGAACCCGGATCCGCGCCCGCCTGGAGGCCCGTCTGGCCCAAGGACTCGTGGAGGAGGGGCGCCAGTTGCTGGCGCTCGGTCATTCGCGCGAACGCCTGGAACGGCTGGGGCTGGAGTACCGCTGGCTGATGCGACTGCTGTCCGGCACGATCGGAGATCAGGAATTCGTGGATGGTCTGGAGATCGCGATCCGTCATTTCGCCCGGCGCCAGTTGATGTGGTTCCGGCGCATGCAACGCCAGGGGCTGCGCATCCACTGGCTGGATCTTGAGGAGGGCCAGGATCCCGCGCGCGACCTGCTGGCGCAGGCACTGGAGCTGGTGGCCGCCCATGCTGAGTGA
- a CDS encoding sensor domain-containing diguanylate cyclase has product MAESSLRALLENSQSGTAREVYSQFTIARMLQLLLELLAELPHAPATDSKGRTREPAGRLIWHWSTKGFPLLPGPPHAKDFTGIDVQRLELPEDLGAEWLILGLSLGSEQLVFLGRLVEAPSVSVFQQRLPVDLRWGFSSGMLGTLCQHFSLDVPHKQKPDGRETLESIFEARFIKLLENNLLESRHSLNLITGILRVQKAISSELDFERLLELLGGIMVETFRFSFGELDLLDEHKELVHTVSWNSGGLGADTPDVRILLDEAEQKRIFDGGLPVVLGDVMQHPLILNQRLVSVLGLRNAILLPLVTGEDRVGLLKLFYSYNLHLSSERLGWLEELSVVLASAIQNAREHTRVFELATKDGLTNIHNRRYFEEQFDLEVERLKRKGGNLCLLMLDVDHFKTYNDQNGHLAGDHVLIQVARLIKHTIRTVDFVARYGGEEFIVLLSGASLIQGWRVAEKIRRRIQDEPFENEQSQPKGRLTISVGVAAFQPGMRKLSDLISRADKALYTAKNNGRNQVALFEESPDEFPEANAPAASDSDD; this is encoded by the coding sequence GTGGCAGAGTCCTCGCTTCGCGCCCTGCTGGAAAACTCCCAGAGCGGAACGGCCCGCGAAGTCTATTCCCAGTTCACCATCGCCCGGATGCTGCAGCTGTTGCTGGAACTCCTGGCCGAGCTGCCCCATGCCCCGGCCACCGACTCGAAGGGGCGCACGCGTGAACCAGCGGGCCGCCTGATCTGGCACTGGTCCACCAAGGGCTTTCCCCTGCTGCCCGGTCCGCCGCACGCCAAGGACTTCACCGGCATCGATGTGCAGCGACTGGAGCTGCCCGAGGATCTGGGTGCCGAATGGTTGATTCTGGGCCTCAGTCTGGGCTCGGAACAACTGGTATTCCTGGGCCGATTGGTCGAAGCGCCTTCGGTCAGTGTGTTCCAGCAGCGCCTTCCGGTCGACCTGCGCTGGGGGTTCAGCTCCGGCATGCTCGGCACCCTGTGCCAGCACTTTTCACTGGACGTCCCCCACAAACAGAAACCCGACGGCCGCGAGACCCTTGAGAGCATCTTCGAGGCGCGGTTCATCAAGCTGCTCGAGAACAACCTGCTCGAGAGCCGCCACTCGCTGAACCTGATCACGGGCATCCTACGTGTCCAGAAGGCCATTTCCAGCGAGCTGGACTTCGAGCGCCTGCTGGAACTGCTGGGCGGCATCATGGTCGAAACCTTCCGCTTCAGTTTTGGTGAACTGGACCTGCTGGATGAACACAAGGAACTGGTGCATACGGTCAGCTGGAACTCGGGCGGCCTGGGTGCCGACACCCCGGATGTGCGCATCCTGCTGGACGAAGCCGAACAGAAGCGGATCTTCGATGGCGGCCTGCCCGTGGTGCTGGGCGATGTGATGCAGCATCCGCTGATCCTCAACCAGCGCCTGGTGAGCGTGCTCGGGCTGCGCAACGCGATTCTGCTGCCCCTGGTCACGGGCGAGGACCGTGTGGGCCTGCTCAAGCTGTTCTACAGCTACAACCTGCATCTCAGCAGCGAACGTCTCGGGTGGCTCGAGGAACTCTCGGTCGTGCTCGCCAGCGCCATCCAGAACGCGCGCGAACACACACGGGTCTTCGAACTGGCCACCAAGGACGGGCTGACCAACATCCACAACCGGCGCTACTTCGAGGAACAGTTCGACCTGGAAGTCGAGCGCCTCAAGCGCAAGGGCGGCAACCTCTGCCTGCTGATGCTGGACGTGGACCACTTCAAGACCTACAACGACCAGAATGGACACCTGGCCGGGGATCATGTGTTGATCCAGGTGGCGCGCCTGATCAAGCACACCATCCGTACGGTGGATTTCGTGGCACGCTACGGGGGCGAGGAATTCATCGTGCTGCTCTCGGGGGCCAGCCTGATCCAGGGCTGGCGCGTGGCCGAGAAGATCCGTCGCCGGATCCAGGACGAGCCCTTCGAGAACGAGCAGAGCCAGCCCAAGGGGCGTCTCACGATCTCGGTGGGTGTGGCGGCATTCCAGCCCGGCATGCGCAAGCTGTCCGACCTGATCAGCCGCGCCGACAAGGCCCTCTACACAGCCAAGAACAATGGTCGCAACCAGGTCGCGCTCTTCGAGGAGTCACCCGACGAGTTCCCTGAAGCCAACGCTCCCGCCGCGTCCGATTCGGACGACTGA